One region of Blastocatellia bacterium genomic DNA includes:
- the murD gene encoding UDP-N-acetylmuramoyl-L-alanine--D-glutamate ligase — protein sequence MNVAGTNILVVGIARSGVAAARLLAAFGANVTANDVKDESHLAREADELRAAGVRLALGGHPESLFTQADLIVLSPGVPADLPALEIARGSGVEIISEPELAGRFLRGRMIGITGSNGKTTTTALTGELMKAAGAEVIVGGNIGTPLTSLIEQSKDQTWAVAELSSFQLEMIDSLRVHVAVVTNITPDHLDRHGTFENYVRAKHRIFRNQTADDFAVLNGHDEAIDEMVSQHGVPSRKVYFSSRGPQTMAGGAADIYVREGRVLTTLVAGRQSEVEVMPLADIPLRGMHNVENVMTALAAVFCATQTRLVDLPALVAAVKQFPGVEHRIEYVAEIDGVTFYNDSKATNVDSTVKALEAFERNVIVILGGKDKGSDYTTLAPLVSRRVKQVVLLGAASDKIAAQLEGVRPMTRAASMRDAVQQSMQAAEAGDTVLLAPACASFDMFDNYEHRGRVFKQEVMNLQRSMTSDK from the coding sequence ATGAACGTTGCTGGTACAAACATTCTGGTCGTGGGCATCGCGCGCAGCGGCGTGGCGGCAGCGCGCTTGCTCGCGGCATTCGGCGCAAACGTCACGGCGAACGACGTGAAAGACGAATCGCACCTGGCACGCGAAGCCGACGAATTGCGCGCCGCGGGCGTAAGGCTTGCGCTCGGCGGCCATCCCGAATCGCTGTTTACGCAGGCTGATTTGATCGTGCTCAGCCCCGGCGTCCCCGCCGATTTGCCGGCGCTCGAAATCGCGCGCGGCAGCGGCGTTGAAATCATCAGCGAGCCAGAGCTTGCGGGCCGCTTCCTGCGCGGGCGCATGATCGGCATTACCGGCTCGAACGGCAAGACGACGACGACGGCGCTCACCGGCGAATTGATGAAAGCGGCGGGCGCTGAGGTCATCGTCGGCGGCAACATCGGCACGCCGCTGACGAGCTTGATTGAACAATCGAAGGATCAGACGTGGGCCGTTGCCGAGCTGTCGAGCTTTCAGCTTGAGATGATCGACAGCCTGCGGGTTCACGTCGCCGTCGTGACCAACATCACGCCGGATCATCTGGACCGGCACGGCACGTTTGAAAACTATGTCCGCGCCAAGCACCGCATCTTTCGCAATCAAACCGCCGACGACTTCGCGGTGTTGAACGGTCACGATGAAGCGATTGACGAAATGGTCAGCCAGCACGGCGTGCCGTCACGCAAAGTCTATTTCAGCTCGCGCGGGCCGCAAACGATGGCCGGCGGCGCGGCGGACATCTATGTGCGCGAGGGCCGCGTGCTGACGACGCTGGTGGCCGGCCGGCAAAGCGAAGTCGAGGTTATGCCGCTCGCCGATATTCCATTGCGCGGCATGCACAACGTCGAAAACGTCATGACGGCGCTGGCCGCGGTCTTTTGCGCGACGCAGACGCGGCTGGTTGATCTGCCGGCGCTGGTCGCCGCGGTCAAGCAATTTCCCGGCGTCGAACATCGCATCGAGTACGTCGCCGAAATTGACGGCGTCACGTTTTATAACGACTCGAAGGCGACGAACGTGGACTCGACCGTCAAGGCCCTGGAAGCGTTCGAGCGCAACGTCATCGTGATCCTCGGCGGCAAGGACAAAGGCAGCGATTACACGACGCTTGCGCCGCTCGTTAGCCGTCGCGTCAAGCAAGTCGTGCTGCTTGGCGCCGCAAGCGACAAGATCGCCGCACAGCTCGAAGGCGTGCGCCCCATGACGCGCGCCGCTTCGATGCGGGATGCGGTTCAGCAATCCATGCAGGCGGCAGAGGCAGGCGACACCGTGTTGCTCGCTCCCGCCTGCGCCAGCTTCGATATGTTCGACAACTACGAGCATCGAGGCCGCGTCTTTAAGCAGGAAGTGATGAATCTGCAAAGGAGTATGACAAGTGACAAGTGA
- the mraY gene encoding phospho-N-acetylmuramoyl-pentapeptide-transferase, with amino-acid sequence MFYYLNFLRDKHDSLSFLRVFDYVTFRTAWAAITALVISLMFGSRMIAMLKEFQIGQQIREEGPRSHQSKRGTPTMGGVLIILSVAISTLLWANLSVIYVWLAVCATLCYGAIGFADDYLKIKRRHNLGLTGRQKLFFQFLVAFAIGIVLHYFTTYSTRLSLPFFKNITPEILWPAYLLIFAPLVLVGFSNAVNLTDGLDGLAISVTVVTSAALTGFTYVSGEARFAEYLGLQHNPGIIELTIFCAALMGASLGFLWFNAPPAEVFMGDVGSLGIGGAIGIVAVLIKQEFLLVMIGGVFFIEAMSVILQVASFKVFKRRVFKMAPLHHHFELMFPVEQSRRMEPKLVFRFLIVAILFALLSLTTLKLR; translated from the coding sequence ATGTTCTACTACTTGAATTTTCTCAGGGACAAACACGACAGCCTGTCGTTCCTCCGCGTGTTCGACTACGTGACTTTTCGCACGGCGTGGGCGGCGATTACGGCGCTCGTCATCAGCCTGATGTTCGGCTCGCGGATGATCGCTATGCTGAAAGAATTTCAGATCGGCCAGCAGATTCGCGAAGAAGGCCCGCGCTCGCACCAGTCGAAGCGTGGCACGCCGACGATGGGCGGGGTGTTGATCATTCTCTCGGTCGCCATCTCGACGCTGTTGTGGGCGAACCTGTCAGTGATTTATGTATGGCTCGCCGTCTGCGCAACGCTCTGCTACGGCGCGATTGGCTTTGCTGACGATTATCTGAAGATCAAGCGCCGCCACAACCTCGGATTGACCGGCAGGCAAAAACTGTTCTTTCAATTTCTGGTCGCTTTCGCCATTGGGATCGTGCTGCATTACTTCACGACCTACAGCACACGGTTGAGCCTGCCGTTCTTCAAGAACATCACGCCGGAGATTTTGTGGCCGGCTTACCTGCTGATCTTCGCGCCGCTGGTGCTGGTCGGTTTTTCAAACGCCGTAAATTTGACGGATGGCCTGGACGGGCTGGCGATCTCGGTGACGGTGGTGACGAGCGCGGCACTTACGGGGTTTACCTATGTCAGCGGCGAAGCGCGCTTCGCCGAGTACCTCGGCTTGCAGCACAACCCCGGCATTATCGAGCTGACGATTTTTTGCGCGGCGCTGATGGGAGCGAGTCTCGGTTTCTTGTGGTTCAATGCGCCGCCCGCCGAAGTCTTCATGGGCGATGTCGGCTCGCTCGGCATCGGCGGCGCGATTGGCATTGTCGCCGTGCTGATCAAGCAGGAGTTTTTGCTGGTGATGATCGGCGGCGTCTTTTTCATTGAAGCGATGTCGGTCATCTTACAGGTTGCCTCGTTCAAGGTGTTCAAACGGCGCGTCTTTAAGATGGCGCCGTTGCATCATCACTTTGAACTGATGTTCCCGGTTGAGCAGTCGCGGCGCATGGAGCCAAAGCTGGTCTTTCGCTTTTTGATCGTGGCGATTCTCTTCGCCTTGCTCAGCCTGACGACGTTGAAGCTGCGCTGA
- the murF gene encoding UDP-N-acetylmuramoyl-tripeptide--D-alanyl-D-alanine ligase: MKLSDVAKRLGAAAPEPLGEREPLGYSIDSRTIRAGDVYFAIRGERHDGHQFVADVLSRGAIAAVVSREFQAAHADRLRRDEAMLIGVDDTLAALQQLASSVLGDWRGQEVAVTGSMGKTTTKEMTAATLGAAGRVIKTTGNLNNDYGLPLSILKMESDGAHATDFDYAVFEMGMNHKGEIARLAEIAPPDCGIVTVVAPVHLEFFDSVDGIAEAKAELVAGIKTGGLAVLNADDPRVARMREGRSDIAHRMFGIESRADITARDIESDGLSGTRFRLLTPRGETAVRLAVAGRHNVYNALAAAAVADYYNAPLAGIAEALGQSASPRMRGEVARLTNGVTLVDDSYNSNPRALIEMVKTVSANREVERRIVVAGEMLELGESGAALHREAGRQIAGLGIDLLIGVRGLAAEIIEGAREAGMAAEATIFCATPEEAAEVLQRQARGGDLVLVKGSRGVKTEIVVERMKRWSVASCQSPSATEVTTHQATDNG, translated from the coding sequence ATGAAACTCAGCGACGTAGCAAAGCGGCTCGGCGCGGCGGCTCCCGAACCACTCGGCGAGCGCGAGCCGCTCGGCTACTCGATTGACTCGCGGACGATCCGCGCCGGCGATGTCTACTTCGCCATTCGCGGCGAGCGCCACGACGGCCATCAATTCGTCGCCGATGTCTTGAGCCGGGGCGCGATTGCCGCAGTCGTGTCGCGTGAGTTTCAAGCGGCGCACGCCGACCGTCTGCGCCGCGATGAAGCGATGCTGATCGGCGTAGACGATACGCTTGCGGCTTTGCAGCAGCTTGCTTCTTCAGTGCTTGGCGACTGGCGCGGGCAAGAGGTCGCCGTCACCGGCAGCATGGGCAAGACGACGACGAAAGAGATGACGGCGGCGACGCTCGGCGCTGCCGGCCGCGTCATCAAGACGACCGGCAACCTGAACAACGACTACGGCCTGCCGCTGTCAATTTTGAAGATGGAGAGCGACGGCGCGCACGCCACGGATTTTGATTACGCGGTCTTTGAGATGGGCATGAATCACAAAGGCGAGATCGCACGGCTCGCCGAGATTGCCCCGCCTGATTGCGGCATCGTCACGGTGGTCGCGCCGGTTCACCTTGAGTTCTTTGATTCGGTGGACGGCATCGCCGAGGCGAAAGCTGAACTGGTCGCGGGTATCAAGACGGGCGGCCTCGCCGTGCTGAACGCCGACGACCCGCGCGTTGCGCGCATGCGCGAAGGGCGCAGCGACATTGCTCATCGAATGTTCGGCATCGAAAGCCGTGCGGACATCACGGCACGCGACATTGAATCGGATGGCTTGAGCGGCACACGCTTTCGTCTGCTGACGCCGCGCGGCGAAACCGCTGTCAGGCTCGCGGTCGCGGGCCGCCACAATGTTTATAACGCGCTCGCCGCCGCAGCGGTCGCCGATTACTATAACGCGCCGCTTGCGGGCATCGCTGAAGCGCTCGGTCAATCGGCCTCGCCACGGATGCGCGGCGAAGTCGCGCGATTAACTAATGGCGTCACGCTCGTAGACGATTCGTACAACTCGAATCCGCGCGCCCTGATCGAGATGGTCAAGACCGTCAGCGCCAATCGCGAGGTTGAGCGCCGCATCGTGGTCGCCGGTGAGATGCTCGAACTGGGTGAGAGCGGCGCGGCGCTGCACCGTGAAGCGGGCCGGCAGATCGCCGGGCTCGGCATCGATCTATTGATCGGCGTGCGCGGGCTGGCGGCAGAGATCATCGAAGGCGCACGCGAAGCCGGCATGGCGGCTGAGGCAACGATCTTTTGTGCGACGCCCGAAGAAGCGGCTGAAGTCTTGCAGCGCCAGGCGCGCGGCGGCGATCTGGTTCTCGTCAAAGGCTCGCGCGGCGTAAAGACCGAGATTGTCGTCGAGCGAATGAAGCGGTGGTCAGTTGCCAGTTGCCAGTCGCCCTCCGCAACAGAAGTAACTACGCATCAGGCAACCGATAACGGGTAA
- a CDS encoding UDP-N-acetylmuramoyl-L-alanyl-D-glutamate--2,6-diaminopimelate ligase has protein sequence MKLADLAREIDAVATSGRLDREARDVTHDSRGVAPGSVFVAIRGAKTDAHRFIPQVIESGAVAIISELSRNQTDIDTAEIGWIQVSEARAALARAAAAIHGHPSRRLKLVGVTGTNGKTTTAHLVDSIIRAAEGTSAMFGTIQHRVGDQAATAHHTTPEAADIQRMLAQAVAAGCRSAVMEVSSHAIELHRADGLKFAVAVFSNLTRDHLDYHQTMESYFAAKAKLFNGTIDPQLGVSAINIDDEYGRRLLGSARGRIITYGFSPDADVRTDRFDLSPRGLSYTATTPAGQIEIASPLVGRFHVYNTLAAIGAGLALGAELEVIAQGIRDCRTVAGRFEQVTMDDGRGPGFAVIVDYAHTDDALKNVLQTAREVAGQGRVITVFGCGGDRDRTKRAPMGEIAAMLSDVAIVTSDNPRGEAPLAIIADVEVGLQKAGREYVKLPDRREAIFCAINEARDGDVVVIAGKGHETYQILGDNTIHFDDKEVAREAMTERRGASR, from the coding sequence TTGAAGCTTGCGGATTTAGCTAGGGAGATTGACGCGGTCGCCACCAGCGGGCGGCTCGACCGCGAGGCGCGCGATGTCACGCACGATTCGCGCGGCGTCGCGCCGGGGTCGGTGTTTGTCGCCATTCGCGGCGCCAAAACCGACGCGCACCGCTTCATTCCGCAAGTCATCGAGAGCGGCGCGGTCGCCATCATCTCTGAGCTGAGTCGTAACCAGACCGACATTGATACGGCGGAGATCGGCTGGATTCAAGTCAGCGAAGCGCGCGCGGCGCTGGCTCGCGCGGCGGCGGCGATTCACGGTCATCCGTCTCGCCGGCTCAAACTCGTCGGCGTCACCGGCACAAACGGTAAGACGACGACCGCGCATCTGGTGGATTCGATCATTCGCGCCGCCGAAGGCACATCGGCGATGTTCGGCACGATTCAACATCGCGTCGGCGATCAGGCGGCAACCGCGCACCACACGACGCCCGAAGCCGCCGACATTCAGCGCATGCTGGCGCAGGCCGTCGCTGCCGGCTGTCGCTCGGCGGTGATGGAAGTCTCATCGCATGCCATCGAGCTGCACCGCGCCGACGGCTTGAAGTTCGCGGTCGCCGTCTTCAGCAACCTGACGCGCGACCATCTTGATTATCACCAGACGATGGAGAGCTACTTCGCGGCGAAAGCCAAGCTCTTCAACGGGACGATTGATCCGCAGCTCGGCGTCTCGGCCATCAACATCGATGACGAATATGGCCGCCGTTTGCTCGGCAGCGCCAGAGGCCGAATCATCACTTACGGCTTCAGCCCGGATGCCGATGTGCGCACCGACCGCTTCGACCTGTCGCCGCGCGGATTGTCCTACACGGCGACGACGCCCGCGGGTCAAATTGAGATTGCTTCGCCGCTCGTCGGCCGCTTTCACGTCTACAACACGCTGGCGGCGATTGGCGCAGGATTGGCTCTGGGAGCCGAGTTAGAGGTGATCGCGCAAGGCATACGCGATTGCCGCACGGTCGCGGGACGCTTCGAGCAAGTGACGATGGACGATGGGCGCGGGCCGGGGTTCGCGGTCATCGTTGATTACGCGCATACGGACGATGCGCTCAAAAACGTCTTGCAGACGGCGCGCGAAGTCGCCGGCCAGGGGCGCGTCATTACGGTCTTCGGATGCGGCGGCGACCGCGACCGCACGAAGCGCGCGCCGATGGGCGAGATTGCCGCAATGCTTTCGGATGTCGCCATCGTGACGTCGGACAATCCGCGCGGCGAAGCGCCGCTGGCGATCATTGCCGACGTTGAAGTCGGTTTGCAGAAAGCCGGGCGCGAATATGTGAAACTGCCCGACCGCCGCGAAGCCATCTTTTGCGCCATCAACGAGGCGCGTGACGGCGACGTGGTGGTGATTGCCGGCAAAGGGCACGAGACGTATCAAATCCTCGGCGATAACACGATTCACTTTGACGATAAAGAAGTGGCGCGCGAGGCGATGACGGAAAGGCGCGGCGCAAGCCGCTAG
- a CDS encoding penicillin-binding protein, producing the protein MMRTNNQVSAKRFIVIQVLVVLWVVVIGYRLVKLQVRDHETLRARAERQQQAAIDLSPMRGIVYDRNGNELARSVETRSLYASPAEIKDAETVADRLADLLDVDRDALYKRLTSKNLVLVAVKRKLTDKEAAQVEALHLGGLRFVNEMKRNYVAGQTAAHVLGFVDIEERGQGGLEQAYDKQIRGKGGRLVLDVDALNKSYDHSVEEPIPGANVTLTIDVLIQHYAEQALTDAIRQHHARGGTIVLMRPATGEILALANYPTFDPNNVSESDDGERRNRAIETSFEPGSIFKLVTYSAALEEKLIRPDTRIDCGNGQIRILDRIIHDGHYGVLTAAQALAKSSNVAAIKIGMMLGKERLGRYIEEFGFGRRTGIELPAEARGLFRPASEWGPTSIGSIPMGHEVGVTAVQAIAAYACIANGGEYVKPHIVGRITDAAGNVIEEPPAEHRRIVSQRTADTIKQMLEGVVMQGTGKAAQVGGYSAAGKTGTAQKIDEQTRRYSQTKYVASFAGFAPVENPEIACIVSIDEPIGAHHGGDVAAPVFARVVTDALRTLGVQPADEPPAQMVAADTHVYNVAELMPDSRVAARVERDETRPALDVASNPTPAAMPSRGGIVMPDLMGLSIREALALCAARGLKIKPSGEGVVALQNPSPGALVAQDTVCMVKLAKQFVRKEAIARSPGGRR; encoded by the coding sequence ATGATGAGAACGAACAACCAGGTATCCGCTAAGCGCTTCATCGTCATCCAGGTCCTGGTGGTCCTCTGGGTCGTGGTGATCGGCTATCGCCTCGTCAAGTTGCAGGTCAGAGACCATGAAACGCTACGCGCCCGCGCCGAGCGCCAGCAGCAGGCGGCGATTGATCTGAGCCCGATGCGTGGCATCGTTTATGACCGCAACGGCAATGAGCTGGCGCGCTCGGTCGAAACCCGCTCGCTTTACGCCTCGCCCGCCGAGATCAAAGATGCCGAGACGGTCGCTGACCGCCTGGCCGACCTGCTCGACGTTGACCGTGATGCGCTTTACAAACGGCTGACGTCGAAGAATCTCGTGCTGGTCGCGGTCAAACGCAAGCTCACCGACAAAGAAGCGGCGCAGGTCGAAGCCTTGCACCTCGGCGGGCTGCGCTTCGTCAACGAGATGAAGCGCAACTACGTCGCCGGCCAGACCGCCGCCCACGTCCTCGGCTTCGTTGACATCGAAGAGCGCGGCCAGGGCGGGCTTGAGCAGGCGTACGACAAGCAGATTCGCGGCAAGGGCGGGCGGCTGGTCCTCGACGTCGATGCGCTCAACAAGTCCTACGATCACTCGGTCGAAGAACCGATCCCCGGCGCCAACGTGACGCTGACGATTGACGTGCTGATTCAGCACTATGCCGAGCAGGCGCTCACCGACGCCATCCGTCAGCACCATGCGCGCGGCGGCACCATCGTCTTGATGCGGCCGGCGACCGGCGAGATTCTGGCGCTCGCCAACTATCCGACCTTCGACCCGAACAACGTCAGCGAGTCGGACGACGGCGAGCGGCGCAATCGCGCCATCGAGACATCATTTGAGCCGGGCTCGATCTTCAAGCTGGTGACCTATTCGGCGGCGCTCGAAGAGAAGCTGATCCGCCCGGACACGCGCATCGATTGCGGCAATGGCCAGATTCGCATCCTCGACCGCATCATCCACGATGGCCACTATGGCGTGCTGACCGCTGCCCAGGCGCTCGCCAAATCGTCGAACGTCGCCGCCATCAAGATCGGCATGATGTTAGGCAAGGAGCGGCTGGGACGCTACATCGAAGAGTTCGGATTTGGCCGCCGCACGGGCATCGAGCTGCCGGCGGAAGCGCGCGGCCTCTTCCGTCCGGCCAGCGAGTGGGGGCCGACCAGCATCGGCTCGATCCCTATGGGCCATGAAGTCGGCGTCACCGCCGTGCAGGCCATCGCCGCTTACGCCTGCATTGCCAATGGCGGCGAATATGTGAAGCCGCACATTGTGGGCCGTATTACAGATGCGGCGGGCAACGTCATCGAAGAGCCGCCTGCCGAGCATCGCCGCATCGTCAGCCAGCGCACTGCCGACACCATCAAACAGATGCTCGAAGGCGTGGTAATGCAGGGCACAGGCAAGGCGGCGCAGGTCGGCGGCTACAGCGCCGCCGGCAAGACCGGCACGGCGCAGAAGATCGATGAGCAGACCAGGCGCTATTCGCAGACGAAATACGTCGCCTCGTTCGCCGGCTTCGCGCCAGTCGAGAATCCTGAGATCGCCTGCATCGTTTCGATAGACGAGCCCATCGGCGCGCATCACGGCGGCGATGTGGCAGCGCCGGTCTTTGCGCGCGTCGTCACCGACGCCCTGCGCACGCTCGGCGTGCAGCCGGCGGACGAGCCGCCCGCGCAAATGGTCGCCGCCGACACGCACGTTTATAACGTCGCCGAGCTGATGCCCGACAGCCGGGTCGCGGCGCGGGTTGAAAGAGACGAAACGCGGCCCGCGCTCGATGTCGCCAGTAACCCGACGCCGGCGGCCATGCCATCGCGCGGCGGCATCGTCATGCCTGACCTGATGGGCTTGAGCATCCGCGAGGCGCTCGCCTTGTGTGCGGCACGCGGATTGAAGATCAAGCCGAGCGGCGAAGGCGTCGTCGCTCTACAAAACCCGTCGCCCGGGGCGCTAGTCGCACAAGACACAGTCTGCATGGTGAAACTGGCAAAGCAGTTCGTGCGCAAAGAGGCCATCGCCCGCTCACCCGGCGGGCGGCGGTGA
- the rsmH gene encoding 16S rRNA (cytosine(1402)-N(4))-methyltransferase RsmH, which yields MDREVGGESQSHEPVLLDEIVDFLNPAAGGLFVDCTLGLGGHTAAILKAAPTARVIGLDRDRDALAIATERLAIFDKRFQAVHANFTEIGRVLAQQGTMSVQGVLADLGVSSLQLDRGERGFSFGADAPLDMRMDQSQGETAAALLGRLTEGELADLIFEYGEERGARRIARAIVRERERAEIATTRQLADLVVRVLHPQGRWRIHPATRTFQALRIAVNQELRALEGFIPDAVTALAAGGRLAIISFHSLEDRIVKRGFLRESGRCDCPTEVKRIAQASQWLAENGLESSSEQDGGSRASGVLACPHCGARRRVHLLTRKPVRPSAAESARNPRSRSALLRVCEKL from the coding sequence ATGGACAGAGAGGTCGGAGGGGAAAGTCAGTCTCACGAGCCGGTGCTGCTCGATGAAATCGTTGATTTTCTCAACCCCGCAGCCGGCGGCCTCTTCGTTGATTGCACACTCGGACTGGGAGGCCACACGGCAGCCATTTTAAAGGCTGCGCCGACGGCTCGCGTCATCGGCCTCGACCGCGACCGCGACGCTCTGGCTATCGCCACCGAGCGACTGGCGATCTTTGACAAACGGTTTCAAGCCGTACACGCGAACTTCACAGAGATTGGCCGCGTGCTGGCGCAACAAGGGACGATGAGCGTTCAGGGCGTTTTGGCCGATTTAGGCGTTTCATCATTGCAACTCGACCGTGGTGAGCGCGGATTCAGCTTTGGCGCCGACGCGCCGCTCGACATGCGGATGGATCAAAGTCAGGGTGAGACGGCGGCAGCGTTGCTCGGTCGGCTGACGGAAGGCGAGCTGGCCGATTTAATCTTTGAATATGGTGAAGAACGTGGCGCGCGGCGCATCGCCCGCGCCATCGTGCGCGAGCGCGAGCGCGCAGAGATTGCGACCACCAGACAGTTAGCCGACCTGGTGGTGCGCGTCCTGCATCCGCAGGGCCGCTGGCGGATTCATCCGGCGACGCGCACCTTTCAAGCCTTGCGCATCGCCGTCAATCAGGAACTGCGCGCCCTGGAAGGCTTCATCCCCGATGCGGTGACGGCGCTCGCAGCGGGCGGGCGGCTGGCAATCATTTCGTTCCATTCGCTTGAAGACCGCATCGTCAAGCGCGGCTTTTTGCGGGAGTCTGGCCGATGCGACTGTCCGACAGAGGTTAAAAGGATCGCCCAGGCGAGCCAGTGGCTCGCGGAGAACGGTCTTGAATCGAGCAGCGAACAAGACGGCGGCTCTCGTGCATCCGGTGTCCTGGCGTGTCCGCATTGCGGCGCGCGCCGCCGGGTTCACCTCCTCACACGCAAGCCGGTTCGCCCGAGCGCCGCAGAAAGCGCGCGCAATCCTCGCTCCCGCAGCGCGCTGTTGCGCGTCTGCGAGAAACTGTAG
- a CDS encoding division/cell wall cluster transcriptional repressor MraZ: protein MLRGNYTVRMDEKGRIKLPAAYRRYIDEHYGADFYVTSLTGECARLYPMREWLAIEEKLQARGTMDAAVRKFLDRTSFYGQPSEMDTQGRLLIHPLLRTRAELTGDVAVIGYLQYLEVWELDKFKARLDAEPYTAADAAALAQMGV, encoded by the coding sequence ATGCTGAGGGGCAATTATACAGTAAGGATGGATGAGAAAGGGCGGATAAAATTGCCCGCCGCCTACCGCCGCTATATTGATGAGCATTACGGCGCCGATTTTTATGTGACAAGTCTGACAGGCGAATGCGCCCGCCTCTACCCGATGCGCGAGTGGCTGGCCATCGAAGAAAAGCTGCAAGCCCGCGGCACTATGGACGCCGCCGTGAGAAAGTTCCTTGACCGCACCAGCTTCTATGGCCAGCCAAGCGAGATGGACACGCAAGGTCGATTGCTGATTCACCCGCTGTTGCGGACGCGCGCCGAACTGACCGGCGACGTCGCGGTGATCGGCTACTTGCAATATCTCGAAGTCTGGGAACTGGATAAGTTCAAGGCGCGGCTCGATGCGGAACCCTACACCGCCGCCGACGCTGCCGCGCTCGCGCAGATGGGCGTCTAG